Below is a genomic region from Laspinema palackyanum D2c.
GATCGCCCCTTGGGTGATGGAGAGATTTCCCGAGGTACATAACAAAATGGTTCGCTCTCCCGGTACGGAAAAATCAAACAATTTTTGATAGGTTGAAATATGATCAACTCCGGCATTGGTGCGCGAGTCAGCGGCGATCACTAAACCAAAACGGGTGAGGATACCCAGGCAATATGTCATAAGTGAGTTCTGTTGATGGGTTCTATGGACTGTTTAGATCTTATCCCTCGACTTGCCGCTCTTCGCATCAAATTTTAGAGTTGACAGCGATCGGGTGAAGCCGGTTGCAGTATTGCTCGGGTAGGGGGTTAACCCTATTGGGGGGGACAGCCCCCTGGTGGAATACTCAAAAATCGCTGAAAATAGATCTCAGACTGAAAGTGTTTGACATCTTTAGAGTAAATCCCTCCATGCATCCCCCGGAGGGATTTTATTTTTCACCCTACTCATAAATACTGCCATCGGGGAGGATTGCGCCATCGAGTTGCGCTTGCGTTTCTCCTTCCCCAAAGTTAGCGCCGATGAGGTTGGCGTTGGTGAGGTTGGCATGAGTGAGGTTAGCCGATTCTAGGTTGGCACCGGCGAGATTAGCACCGGCGAGGTTGGCTCCCATTAATTGGGTTTGCTGTAAGTTTGCCTGGGATAGGTTGGTTTCGATCAGGGTGGCGCTGTTGAGATTGAGCGCCCTTAAATCTAATCCACTCAAGTCTGATCCGCTGAGGTTTGCGCCACTGAGATAAACATTTCTAAACAGGGTATTGCGGAGGTTGATGCCGCGCAAGTCGGCACCGGCAAGATTGGCACCGTCTAAGTCGGCTTCATTCAGGTTGGCACCGCTGAGGTTGGCACCGGCGAGGTTAGCTTCCCGTAAGTCGGCACCGCGTAAGTCGGCTTGACTGAGGTTGGCTTCTTGGAGGTCCCCTCCGGCAAAATTGGCTTGGGTGAGGCTACAGCCGATGAGAATGGCTCCTCGTAAGTCGATGTTGGCAGCGGGTTCGCTGCCGATCGCCGGGTTGGGATAGCCGGAATAGGCGATCGCTGCCTCTCCCCGGAGTGTTAGCGCTTGATTCGCTGGAAATGCCAGGGGTGAGCCCGTTTCAGGGTCTAGTTTCTGATAGGGATTTCCCCAAGTGGGTAAGGCGTTGGGTGCGGCGGCGCTGGTATGGGAACCCGGCGATGCCTCAATGACGGGAAGGTTCGGATTCGGTTCGCTATAGGCGGCAGGGACACCCCAGGCATTCGGCACCATCGGCATTTGAGGAGGGACGGGGACGATTTCGCTGCCTTCTCGTCGGGGTTCGAGTTTCTCGATCGCCTCGCCGAGATGGGAAATCTGTTCCGAGAGTTGAGCAATCTCCTCGGGGAGGCGACTGCTGCCTGCGGTTGTCGCTTTTTCTGGCAAGTCCCCTTCCGTGGCGGTGAGGGTATCGCGCAATTCCTCGATGGGAGGTTCCAGATGCTTGCTAATGCGCGATAACGCCACATCCAATACCATTAACTGCTGTTCTAGGTTGAGGATGGGTGAGAGCAAACGTTCCATCTGCTCCTTCTCAGGTTTTTCCAGGAGGTTCTCATTCAGGTGGGAGATTTCTTCGCTGAGTTCCCCAACTCGATTGGCGATCGCCACTTGAAACTCATCTATACTCTGATCCACTTCCGTGATGGCATTGCTGAGTCGTTGCTGCGTGATCAGGTGCAATCGGTGGCGATAGACTAAATTTAGCCATGCGGAGAGAAATAAGACGACTGCTGCATAACTGAGTCTTCCCAGAACCAATGCAGCAACCAAACCCGCAACTGATCCAGCCAGGGAAATATATTCAGCAATTTTAATCCAACCCTCGTTGTTTGGTTGCATGGAGTTTGGTTGCATGGAGCCTCGGTTCTCAACGTTTGATGAGGATTTACCCGTCTTAAATACAGAAAACAAGGGACAATCAATCAATTGTCCCTTGTTAAAATAACACTAAAATTCAATTATTTGCTTTTTGGCAGATTTTTCGCTTGTTCCACGGCAATTTCCCGCAAGGCTTGGAAGGAATTGGCATTGGATGTCCCTTCGATCGCCTTGACTGCCAAATCTTGTACCTGTTTGAGGGCCGATTCCAGTTGTTTGGTGAGGGTTTTGATGCGTTCTTCTTGGTTGTTGATGCTCACTTCTAATGCACTGATTTGCAGTTGATAGGAGCGTTGCAGTCCTTCTACTTCTTTGCTTCGCAGATCTGAGGCGATTTTGGCTTGATAGTTGCCGATATTTCGACCACTGTCTTTGCCATTCTTGATGTTAGTTTCCAATTCTTTCGGATGTGCCTCGACTTTGGCTTTGGCTTCGGCATAGTATTTTTCCCGTTCGGCGATCGCATTTTCCCGTTCAGTCCATTCTTGTTCCTGGGTTTGGCGGATTTCTGCCAGTTCTTGATACAAGCCTTTTTGGGTTTGCGCGTATTCTTCCTGAGCCAGATGGCGATCGCGTTCTAAACTATAGCGATATTCCTCTGCATCCCGCTGTTGCTGTTTCTGGCGAGTAGTATTGCGTTCTTTAATCTCACGTTGATGGGTTTCTTGTTCTTTCTCCCAGGTTTTCTTGAGAGTTTGGATTTGTTGCTCTAAGGTATCCTGGCGATCGGTGATTTCCCCTTGAAAGGTTTTAGCGCGCTCTTGATAAGTTTGGACTAACCCTTCTAACGTCTCCTCGGAAACTTCCAAATCATGTAAATTTTGAAGGTCTTCCACCTCCTGATTCACCGATTTGTCCAGTTCATGAAGTTTAGCCGCTTCCCCAGTCAGTCGTTCGGACAAATCACTGACCGCACCCCCAAATCCGAATTGCAACAATTGCAGACTTTCAATGGTCTGATTAATTTTCTGTTGAGCCGTTGGTGTGGTATTCATAGGGGTTTTTACTTCGGGAGAATTGACTTCTTTAACCGCTGAAATGGTACTTTTGGCCGCTGCTTGTTTTTCTTTAGCGAGTTGCTTAACTTGAGCCTCTAGTCCTGAGTTTTCCTTTTCTAATTCCTCAAAAGCTTCCATGATTTCCGCTTTAGTGCTTTTAGAGGTAATTTTTTTCGCCATCAGAATTCTCCAAAAAATGTGCAGGGTTTAAATCTGTATTAGCCTGCGGAGGCAGGCTTTGTCCGTATAGCCCCACCCTTGAGGGTGCGGGGGTCAGGTTAACAAATTAACTATTATTTAGAGCCAGAACTCATATTTGATGAGGTTTGAAAGGCTCGCATTGCTAAATCTTGAGCTTGTCGCATCGCCGCTTGTAGCTGGGCGTTAATATCAGCAATTTGTTGAGTTTGACGTTCAATATTGCTGTTGAGAGATTGCAGGGTTAAATCATACCCTTGCTTCGTGCCTTCCCACTCTTTCTCGAACAGGTCAGATTTGACCTTGGCTTCGCGTTTCACTTCAGCGATCGCCTCTTCTTTTGCCTTAATATAAGCTTGTTTCAATTCTTCCTCAAATCCAGCAATCTTCTCCTGATTGGCTGCAAATTCGGCTTGATGTTCCGTCAAATATTTCTCTCGTTCCGTCCAGTTCTTTTGTTTTTCCCGAGCAATTTCTTTCAACTCGCGTTCTTGTTGCCGCTTCCGTTCTTCATATTCATCAGTTTCTAATTCTTGAATCCGCAGCCGTTCATAGTCATAATCTGCCGCTTCCTGTTCTCGTTCTTTGGTGAGGGCTTCATCTTGCTCTTGCACCAAACTGTCAAATTCTTGTTGTTCTTTTTGCCATGCTTTACGCTTTTGCGCCTGGTCCGTTTCAATAGTTTCTTGTTGTAAAGCCGCCTGATGATCCAGCAGTGCTAACTTTTCTTGGTGTTCTTGGGTGAGAATGTGCAGCGCATCAGCAACCACTCGAATTTGACGTAATTCTTCGAGGCGATCGGTTTGAATAACAATCGCCCGTTTGAGTTCATCCAGTTTAGCAGTTTCGGTACTCAGTTTCTCCGCCAGTTGGGTGACAATACTCCCAAAATCGAGTTGCAGATCCGCTAATCCTTTAACAATCGTATCAACGGTGTAAGTCGAGGCAACGGCGAGGAGTTCTTTATTTTTATCCTTTTCCGCTTCCTCCTCTTTCGTAGCAACTTTAGAGGCAGTTCCTTGGCGATTGGCTAGAAGTTGTTGAAATTGGGCTAAAATTTGAGATTTACTGTCTTTAACCGGGGTTTGGGACATGAATTTTCCTCCTATTTCTAATAGTTTAGATGCGAAAATGTTGACCATCATCACCCGGCGGGGGATAAATCCCCCGCCTCATAGCTAAAGTCGGTTAAAAACCGACTAAAAATATCATCCTATACTATAAGACTATAAGACTTTCAGTCGGTTTCAACCGACTTTAGCTGTTAGACGGGGGTTTTAACCCCCGTCGGTTGTTGCTGTTAGGGTTTTAACCCCCGTCGGTTGTTTACCCTTTACTCTAGCGGGCGGTTGGAGAGAAGCTGGAGAATGGCATTACAGCGATCGCAACGGTTGCCTTGCCAGCAAAAACACTCATCCACCACCTGCAAAAGCATCGCTCTCATTTGGCGATTTTGCTTTAATAAGGCAGCATAATTCTGCTGAACCGAAGTAACCACAAGATGCAAATGTTGAAAATCTTCACTGAGGAGTTGTAAATCATTTAACGTATCGGTGCGAATCTCCTCAATCGTAGTCAGATTTCCCTTCAACTGATTTTCCCAGACAGACTGGCGGGTGAGTTTGGCAATTTTTTTCATGAATTTATCTAAAACCCGGTGAAAGGAGAGATGCTTCACGCATCTCTCCGTTGTTTTATCCGACTCCATTAACCATTAGCAAGCGCAGGTTCCCGCATTACTTCATGAGAAACTGCCGCAGGCAATGCCATATCTCCCGAAGTTGGACCATCCAAATGTGCCGCCATCAAACAAGCAATTTCAGCCGGAGGCAAATTATCCAAACAAATCATTTCTCGGGTTCCTTCCAAGTCAATCATCCGACTCAGATTTTGGGGGTCAGACAAAACGATCGCCGCTTGTTCCACCATCTCCCAATCGGACCGTTCAATCCAGTCCCATTTTAGGCTATAATAATTAATCGGTTTAATCACCCCATTCTCATCAGGCTTTTGTCCAGAATGCTTGATAAAATCTGGCACAAATACCCCTTCTGCGGGTTCAACTCCTCGCGCTTGAACTGAGGCAACTAACCGATTAAAATCACTGAGACTTCGGCCCTTAACATAAGTAACCATCACCACATCATGGGGCAATTCTCCCCCTTCAGCCACAAACCAAATTTGTCCCCATAAGGTATTTTTGGTCTGCCCCAAGCTGCCAAAAAACTTGCTAAACTTGAGGATAGTCATCGCTAATTTTGACCCATATTCCTCATCTCCAATCGTCCACTTTCCTGCCTGACAATTGTTTTTAGCAGAAATGGGTAATTCGGGAACAACAATGGCATTTTCGGGCTTGGTTCCAAATACGGAAATTGTTGCTTTCTTAGACATGGTTTCTACTCCTGTAGGGTTGTGTAAAACTGCTGAATTCTCTGTTTTATCTTTAGCCATTTTGAGTAACCTATCCCCCATGATTTCCACGGGATTATCGAATCACTGGACGAGGGGTAACTGGGGCGGAATTTGGATATTTGTAACCCGGTTCTTCTCCGGGTCGGGACTCAGTTTTAGCCGCCTCCGGGTGGGGATATCGTTCTACCCAAGGGTTGCCATTGGTCCCTCGAACCGACTCCGAAGAGGAGATGCCTTGGGTACTTTGCAAAACCGCCAGCAGATTTTGTAACAGTTCGATGTGGGCTGGGGTAAAATGGATGGTGAACCCCGAACCATCTCGGGCATAACCCGGACAAATGAGGGAGGCGGCACCTTGGTCTTCATGTTTGGCAATATAAAGCCAGTCCCCGTCTTCGAGCTTATAGTGAGTATCAGTCCAGGTTTTGAGCATCGTTCCTCTCCTGTCTTGTTTGTGTGGCACCCTCCCTTATGGCGCTCTCGATTGGCCCAAACCCGTCTGGTACCCGACCCGAGCTTTTACTAGGTCTAGCGTCTCAGCCGGAAAAAGGTGGGACTGCTACAGTGCCCCTAGCGCCTGCTTTGTTGATGTTTTGTTCAACTAAACCTAGTTTAACGCGGCTTGATTTTTTCGTCAACCTAAAAGTTGATTTTTTT
It encodes:
- a CDS encoding pentapeptide repeat-containing protein codes for the protein MQPNNEGWIKIAEYISLAGSVAGLVAALVLGRLSYAAVVLFLSAWLNLVYRHRLHLITQQRLSNAITEVDQSIDEFQVAIANRVGELSEEISHLNENLLEKPEKEQMERLLSPILNLEQQLMVLDVALSRISKHLEPPIEELRDTLTATEGDLPEKATTAGSSRLPEEIAQLSEQISHLGEAIEKLEPRREGSEIVPVPPQMPMVPNAWGVPAAYSEPNPNLPVIEASPGSHTSAAAPNALPTWGNPYQKLDPETGSPLAFPANQALTLRGEAAIAYSGYPNPAIGSEPAANIDLRGAILIGCSLTQANFAGGDLQEANLSQADLRGADLREANLAGANLSGANLNEADLDGANLAGADLRGINLRNTLFRNVYLSGANLSGSDLSGLDLRALNLNSATLIETNLSQANLQQTQLMGANLAGANLAGANLESANLTHANLTNANLIGANFGEGETQAQLDGAILPDGSIYE